ACCCTCAGCTGCAGACAGAAATATTTTGTCTAGAAGAGATGATCGTATACGGAACCGATGTAGCGACTATAGGTGCAAACTATAACTATATGCTATACCTATAGTTCTAAACCAGCTTCGTTCTTTAGAAACAACTAACCGAGTCCGATATTCCACTGCCACAGCTATAACCTATGCCTGGGCTGTATACATCTATACTATAGTTGTATACTATAGTTACAGTCAATAGTCATATGATGTGGCTACATTGTCTGACTTAGTTTTATATCCAATGTCTACAACTATCGGCTATAATGCTCACCTATGCGCCAGTCTCTGAGGCCGGTGGTGTCGGGAAAACAACCACCTCAGCGACACTCGCAGCAAGTCACGCACGCGCGGGACACGATGTCCTCGTCATCGACATGGACACCCAAAACGGGAGTCTCACATACTTCTTCGGCCCAGACTATGACCGCGGCGACCCCGAAGTAGACAACCTCGTCCGCCACCTTGTCGGCCGACCCAAAGGCGACTTCCACGACCTCACTATCGAAGTCGAAGAAGGGATCGACCTCATCCCCTCCCACAACATGCTCGAAGACCTCCACGAATTCCTCCTCAACGAGAAAGACCAAGCCGAGAATTTCGGGGAGTCCTACAGCATGTATCACCAACTCCACCGCGTCCTTCGAGATGCGAATGTACGTGACGAATACGACGTCATTATCGTTGACTCCGCAGGCAAAGCCGGACCAACACTCTACAACGCACTCGTCGCCGTCCGCAACGTCGTCATCCCATTCGAGGCCACAGCAAAAGGCCAAGAATCGATCGAAGGACTAGACGACCTCGTCGACGGACTAGAACAAAGCATCAACATCGACGTTGGTGTACTTGCGGTAGTCCCAATTGGCTACAAAGACACTCGTGATCAGCGAGAAATCTTGGGTGAACTTCGTGAAAGCGGATTCCCCGTTCCAGTTGTCATCGGAGAGCGTGGCTCCCTGATGGAAGGATGTTGGAGACAGCAGTGCAGCCCATATACCTATGTCGAGGAACATCGCGACCGAAAACGCGACTACGAACTCGAGACGTTGGAGCAATTCGACGAGCTCGCTCGCCACCTCGAAAAAGAAGCGGGGCTTGAAACGCCAGAGGTGACCGCGTAATGGGGCTCAAATCAGGGTCGCGAGATGCTGGTCTCGACGAGTCCGACAAGGAGGTTGAGCGACCTACTGAGCAGGAGCAGGAAGTTTCTGACGTAGACGTTGAGAAAGAACGCACTGATACTTCTTCTGACGAATCCGAGGAAGTAGATTCAGAGTCGACGACTGAGTCTGAATCGGTGTCTCAGCGACCAACGATGGACTCACTGCCATACAAACTGCGCCGAGACAAAGTGAATGAAGGCCGCGAGCAGGTTCCGTACTTCCTTCGCGAAGAAATCATCGAAGGTGAAGACGAACTCCAAGACACACTTGAAGAGATGCTCGGTGAGAACGTCTACAAATCTGATTACCGAGAAGCAGCGATGGTTGCCGCCCAGCGCAATCCAGAACTCATCGCTGAAGTGCTTCGTGAGTGGGGCTACGACCTAGACGCAGTGTGAGCTGACTATTCCACCTCTCGACGGAATGAGTTCCTACTACATTACGAGCGGATCAGAGCTCGCTACATAGAAATTAACCAACAAACTGAGATTTGACCCAAGCTTGTTGGTTAACATTCACTGGAGCATTGGGGTCAATGACAGAAGTCTTATTACGAATTATCTATAACACATAAATAGGATGTCGAAATCACCTGCCCACTCTGGTCGGCCACCAATTCAGCAGCTTCAGACGGTAGTTGATCTTCTTGAGACGCCTACTCTTGCCCGGATCTACGTGTACGTCTCACAGAACGGTCCTGTTACTGTTGCCCAACTCATTGACACCTTGGGTGTTCCGCAAGGAACGGCCTACGACTACGTTCAGAAGCTCGAAGCTGCTGGTATTGTGACCAAAACCCGTGAGCAACGACCCTACGAGTACGAAACCGATCCGATCTCGCTTACGCTCTCTACAGACGGCGAAACCCAAACAGTTACGCCAGCGCTCATCGCTGCTGTCGCTCGTCGCGATGAAGACGAGGACATCAATGTCTACATCGACCGCCACGGTCTCGATGGCCTCGCAGTTGCTCTTGAGTACGCATATGAGTACGTTGACGGCACGGTCAATAATCGGATTGCAGCCCGTGAACTCGACCTTTCCCCACTTGAGGCCGAGATTATTCTTCAGGCACTCGAACCAGTCGCAAAAGCATACGCCGACCCGGCTGAATGAGAACTGTCTATATCGCGGACACTGGTGTATTTGTTCGGTGTGGTGGGCCGGACAAGAACAAATTCCAGCAACTTCGACGAGCGCTTCGACAAGCTGAAGTTTCACTGCGGATTCCCCAGCGTGTCTACGAAGAACTCGGTGGTGACCCCGCCGCTGAAGAGTATCCCTCCGGAAATATCCCGTATCCTGATGGGTTCGAAGAGGGCTGGATTACTGTCGCCGACGACCTCGACTATACGAATTCGACCGTTTCAACTGTCATGGACGATGCGCGCCGATTCATTGCCAACGAAACTGATCGCAAGGAGGATATCACCGAAAAGGCAGA
Above is a genomic segment from Haloprofundus halobius containing:
- a CDS encoding winged helix-turn-helix domain-containing protein: MSKSPAHSGRPPIQQLQTVVDLLETPTLARIYVYVSQNGPVTVAQLIDTLGVPQGTAYDYVQKLEAAGIVTKTREQRPYEYETDPISLTLSTDGETQTVTPALIAAVARRDEDEDINVYIDRHGLDGLAVALEYAYEYVDGTVNNRIAARELDLSPLEAEIILQALEPVAKAYADPAE
- a CDS encoding ParA family protein; the encoded protein is MLTYAPVSEAGGVGKTTTSATLAASHARAGHDVLVIDMDTQNGSLTYFFGPDYDRGDPEVDNLVRHLVGRPKGDFHDLTIEVEEGIDLIPSHNMLEDLHEFLLNEKDQAENFGESYSMYHQLHRVLRDANVRDEYDVIIVDSAGKAGPTLYNALVAVRNVVIPFEATAKGQESIEGLDDLVDGLEQSINIDVGVLAVVPIGYKDTRDQREILGELRESGFPVPVVIGERGSLMEGCWRQQCSPYTYVEEHRDRKRDYELETLEQFDELARHLEKEAGLETPEVTA